The Glycine soja cultivar W05 chromosome 6, ASM419377v2, whole genome shotgun sequence genome has a window encoding:
- the LOC114416306 gene encoding lysine-specific demethylase REF6-like, giving the protein MGVVSEGNGDVLPWLKSMPVAPEYRPSAAEFQDPISYIFKIEKEASKYGICKIIPPFPPSSRKTAIANLNRSLVETGSTFTTRQQQIGFCPRRPRPVQRPVWQSGDRYTFTEFESKAKSFEKTYLKRHAKKASGLGPGPLETETLFWKATLDKPFSVEYANDMPGSAFSPKCRRVGDPSSLADTQWNMRAVSRAKGSLLQFMKEEIPGVTSPMVYVAMLFSWFAWHVEDHDLHSLNYLHMGAGKTWYGVPRDAAVAFEEVVRVHGYGGEINPLVTFAILGEKTTVMSPEVFISAGVPCCRLVQNAGEFVVTFPRAYHTGFSHGFNCGEAANIATPEWLRFAKDAAIRRASLNYPPMVSHFQLLYDLALALCSRIPAGISAEPRSSRLKDKKKGEGETVIKELFVQDVLQNNDLLHFLGQGSAVVLLPHSSVDISVCSKLRVGSQQSINLSNSEGMHSSKGFVSDDLAFNRSHGIKQGKSFYFVKDKFTTLCERNMISSFDVNGNISISSFNPLQRDTERETCQGDGLSDQRLFSCVTCGILCFSCVAIVQPREPAARYLMSADCSFFNDWVVGSGVSNNKFTIAREEATIPESNMYTGWMKKNVQDGIHDVPFQSSQVALNTVSENGNTALALLASAYGNSSDSEEDQIAVDSHESNVINSASESLLSDTRDSHASRTALDRGDYIPSKSSSYEDFIHRRLECFENTRTVPNSTSNCSQDAYDAKRSLSSKSMVPFDYKKALMVLQSDEDSSRMHVFCLEHAAEAEQQLRSIGGADILLLCHPDYPKIEAEAKMVAEDLGIDYVLKNIVYRHASTEDEERIQSALDNEEAIPGNGDWAVKLGINLFYSANLSRSPLYSKQMPYNSVIYSAFGCSSPASSLVEPKVYQRRVNKQKKIVAGKWCGKVWMSNQVHPLLAKRDSEDIEDEKLLQGLTLPDEKIERSESTLKREAISRKSGKKRKKTAENGRFRKGSYAKKNILSDDSTEDKPNSQPRRILRSKKARHVERDCAALKRDYSPPYHHRKPTSHQTNFTESDAVSDDSLDDDDHMRQRRNVKVEKAKFMDNDVVSNDTMDYDSDCLQREEHSSKQVEDMERDANSEDFLDVGSLQLQRKISRAMHVKSIREEDIISDDQMESPFQKRQKRIPKSRQGKYLTGKDIISDDQLELKMQKRQQTNPKSRQAKYLNKEDIASDDQLEDHYRRYQRNPKGRQATCVAGEDEMSDDQLENHCQKQQTNFSRKRQNKDVVREVKNEMCDDQLEDHFLKQHRRFPKSRQNKHTEKEIMDDLAENNSHLLHRTPKRKQAKCMEEDDMNSDDEMEDDQPLRRALRSKQAKPKTLLKQANSFQAKKQASRPIKQGSRLLVKSKAPQQIKQPAHLRNKQSNNTQEFSLYMEEEEDGGPSTRLRKRATKAQESEGKLKDKQTKRKKVKNAAAAKVSVGHAKMKDGEAEYQCDIDGCTMSFGSKQELMHHKKNICPVKGCGKKFFSHKYLVQHRRVHEDERPLKCPWKGCKMTFKWAWARTEHIRVHTGARPYVCAEPDCGQTFRFVSDFSRHKRKTGHSAKKNCQ; this is encoded by the exons ATGGGAGTAGTTTCTGAAGGAAACGGCGACGTTTTACCATGGCTGAAATCGATGCCGGTGGCGCCGGAGTACCGGCCGAGCGCCGCGGAGTTTCAAGATCCTATAAGTTACATATTCAAGATCGAGAAGGAAGCTTCCAAGTACGGAATCTGCAAAATCATCCCTCCCTTCCCACCTTCTTCCAGGAAGACCGCAATCGCCAACCTCAACCGCTCACTCGTGGAGACCGGCTCCACATTCACCACGCGCCAGCAGCAGATCGGCTTCTGCCCCCGCAGGCCCAGGCCCGTCCAGAGGCCCGTCTGGCAGAGCGGTGATCGCTACACCTTCACCGAGTTCGAGTCCAAGGCCAAGTCCTTTGAGAAGACATACCTCAAACGCCACGCCAAGAAGGCCTCTGGCCTTGGCCCGGGCCCTCTGGAGACTGAAACGCTGTTCTGGAAGGCGACGCTGGACAAACCGTTCTCCGTGGAATACGCGAACGACATGCCGGGGTCAGCCTTTTCCCCGAAATGCAGGCGCGTAGGGGATCCAAGCTCACTGGCGGACACTCAGTGGAACATGAGAGCGGTTTCGAGGGCCAAAGGTTCGCTCTTACAGTTCATGAAAGAGGAGATTCCGGGCGTTACTTCTCCTATGGTCTACGTTGCCATGCTCTTCAGCTGGTTCGCGTGGCATGTTGAGGATCATGACTTGCACAGCCTCAATTACCTCCACATGGGCGCCGGCAAGACCTGGTACGGCGTCCCCCGTGACGCCGCCGTTGCTTTCGAGGAAGTCGTTAGGGTTCACGGCTACGGCGGAGAGATTAACCCGCTCG TTACTTTTGCTATTCTAGGTGAGAAAACCACAGTGATGTCGCCTGAAGTATTTATTAGTGCAGGTGTTCCATGCTGCAG GTTAGTACAAAATGCTGGGGAATTTGTTGTGACTTTTCCAAGAGCCTATCACACAGGGTTTAGTCATG GTTTTAATTGTGGAGAGGCGGCGAACATTGCAACACCTGAGTGGTTGAGGTTTGCTAAAGATGCTGCTATTCGGAGGGCTTCACTAAATTATCCTCCCATGGTTTCACATTTCCAGTTACTTTATGACCTTGCCTTAGCTTTGTGTTCTAG AATTCCTGCGGGCATCAGTGCTGAACCTCGTAGTTCTCGTCTTAAAGACAAGAAGAAGGGTGAAGGAGAAACTGTAATTAAAGAACTATTTGTCCAGGATGTGCTACAGAACAATGATCTGCTTCATTTTCTTGGGCAAGGATCTGCTGTAGTACTTCTTCCTCATAGCTCAGTTGACATTTCTGTCTGCTCAAAATTACGTGTTGGATCCCAGCAATCCATTAATTTAAGCAATTCTGAGGGAATGCATTCTTCAAAAGGTTTTGTTTCTGATGATCTGGCATTCAACAGAAGTCATGGAATCAAGCAAGGAAAAAGTTTCtattttgtgaaagacaagtttACTACATTGTGTGAAAGGAACATGATTTCCTCTTTTGATGTAAATGGTAACATAAGCATTTCAAGTTTTAATCCGCTTCAAAGAGACACTGAAAGAGAAACTTGTCAAGGAGATGGGTTGTCAGATCAGAGACTGTTTTCATGTGTCACATGTGGAATATTATGCTTTTCCTGTGTTGCTATTGTACAGCCTAGAGAACCAGCAGCTAGATATCTTATGTCAGCTGATTGCAGCTTCTTTAATGATTGGGTTGTTGGTTCTGGAGTATCTAACAATAAATTTACTATTGCCCGTGAAGAAGCAACTATTCCTGAGTCAAATATGTATACAG GATGGATGAAAAAGAATGTCCAAGATGGTATACATGATGTTCCTTTTCAATCTTCTCAGGTGGCTTTAAATACTGTAAGTGAAAATGGAAATACAGCTCTTGCATTATTGGCTTCAGCATATGGAAATTCTTCTGACTCTGAGGAAGATCAGATTGCGGTTGACAGTCATGAATCAAATGTGATAAACTCTGCTTCAGAAAGTTTACTTTCTGATACTCGAGATTCCCATGCTAGTCGGACTGCACTTGATAGGGGAGATTATATTCCTTCAAAGAGTTCCAGTTATGAGGATTTTATACATCGTAGATTAGAGTGTTTTGAAAATACAAGGACGGTGCCTAATTCCACCTCTAATTGTTCCCAAGATGCTTATGATGCTAAAAGGTCGTTGTCTAGCAAGTCTATGGTTCCCTTTGATTATAAAAAAGCTTTGATGGTGCTACAATCTGATGAAGACTCATCCAGAATGCATGTTTTTTGTCTAGAGCATGCTGCAGAAGCAGAGCAGCAACTTCGCTCAATTGGTGGAGCCGACATATTGCTCCTATGTCATCCAG ATTATCCCAAGATAGAGGCTGAAGCAAAAATGGTGGCGGAAGATTTGGGGATTGATTACGTATTGAAGAATATTGTATACAGGCACGCTTCCACGGAGGATGAGGAGAGGATCCAGTCGGCTCTGGACAATGAGGAAGCTATTCCTGGGAATGGTGACTGGGCTGTAAAGCTAGGAATCAATCTCTTTTATAGTGCAAATCTTAGCCGCTCTCCTCTTTATAGTAAGCAGATGCCTTACAATTCTGTTATATACTCTGCATTTGGTTGTAGCTCTCCAGCAAGCTCACTTGTAGAGCCAAAGGTCTACCAAAGAAGGGTCAACAAGCAGAAAAAGATTGTTGCTGGGAAATGGTGTGGTAAAGTTTGGATGTCCAATCAGGTCCATCCCCTTTTAGCAAAAAGAGATTCTGAAGATATTGAGGATGAGAAACTCTTACAAGGGTTGACATTACCTGATGAGAAAATCGAAAGATCAGAAAGTACCCTCAAAAGGGAAGCTATTAGCAGAAAATCaggtaagaaaaggaaaaagacagCAGAGAATGGACGATTCAGGAAAGGAAGTTATGCTAAGAAAAATATACTTTCAGATGATTCCACTGAAGATAAACCCAACTCACAGCCAAGGAGGATTCTTCGAAGTAAGAAAGCCAGGCATGTTGAGAGAGACTGTGCTGCTTTGAAACGGGATTATTCTCCTCCATATCATCATAGAAAACCAACAAGCCACCAAACAAACTTCACTGAAAGTGATGCAGTTTCTGATGATTcacttgatgatgatgatcacaTGCGGCAAAGGAGGAATGTTAAAGTTGAAAAGGCTAAATTTATGGACAATGATGTGGTTTCAAATGATACGATGGACTATGACTCTGATTGCCTGCAGAGGGAAGAACATAGCAGCAAGCAAGTTGAAGATATGGAGAGAGATGCAAATTCAGAAGATTTTTTGGATGTTGGTTCTCTTCAGCTGCAACGGAAGATTTCCAGAGCCATGCATGTTAAAAGCATCAGAGAAGAAGATATAATTTCTGATGACCAAATGGAGAGTCCTTTTCAAAAGAGGCAAAAGAGAATTCCTAAAAGCAGGCAGGGAAAATACCTTACTGGAAAAGATATAATATCTGACGACCAACTAGAGCTGAAAATGCAGAAGCGGCAACAGACGAATCCTAAAAGCAGGCAAGCCAAATACCTCAACAAAGAGGATATTGCATCAGATGACCAATTGGAGGACCATTATCGTAGATATCAAAGGAATCCTAAAGGCAGACAGGCCACATGTGTAGCAGGGGAAGATGAAATGTCTGATGACCAATTGGAGAATCATTGTCAGAAGCAGCAAACAAATTTCTCTAGGAAAAGGCAAAACAAAGATGTTGTTAGAGAGGTTAAAAACGAAATGTGTGATGACCAATTGGAGGACCATTTTCTGAAGCAGCATAGAAGATTTCCTAAGAGCAGGCAAAATAAACACACTGAGAAAGAAATCATGGATGACTTAGCTGAGAATAATTCTCATCTGCTGCATAGAACTCCTAAAAGGAAGCAAGCTAAATGCATGGAAGAAGATGATATGAATTCAGATGATGAAATGGAAGATGATCAGCCGCTGAGGAGAGCACTTCGAAGTAAACAAGCTAAACCAAAGACACTTCTGAAACAAGCTAATTCCTTCCAAGCGAAAAAGCAGGCATCTCGGCCCATAAAACAGGGCTCTCGGTTGCTTGTGAAATCAAAGGCTCCTCAGCAAATAAAACAGCCTGCTCATTTGCGGAATAAGCAATCTAATAACACCCAGGAATTTAGTTTATATATGGAAGAGGAGGAAGATGGTGGACCTAGCACACGCCTTAGGAAGAGAGCCACAAAAGCTCAGGAATCTGAAGGAAAATTGAAAGACAAGcaaacaaaaaggaagaaggTGAAGAATGCTGCGGCTGCAAAGGTTTCGGTTGGCCATGCCAAAATGAAGGATGGGGA